One genomic region from Spirulina subsalsa PCC 9445 encodes:
- the pap gene encoding polyphosphate:AMP phosphotransferase → MLDTLDLERSLDKDTYTTQVEDLMQQLQVLQQSCWERQLPLIVVLEGWSATGKGSLVKKMVNSMDPRGFSVHPTLAPTPTEEQYPFLWRFWQQLPPRGSFGIFYHSWYTHVLEDRLFDKLPEYKAPQALAQINAFERQQVEDGVAIAKFFIHISRKELKKRIKTLAKDELSAWRVRPEDWLQAKYYAQYCALAEEMFLHTSTGVAPWVLVEGNCKRWTRVKVLSQLVSTLTSALDRQAIQQPLPPSTPQVQLLPTEPDFLAKVDLSLKLDREEYKEKLRNAQLELLQLQLQIHKHQIPVLLVFEGWDAAGKGGAIKRFTDTLDPRSYEVNAYAAPTEEEHKYHYLWRFWRKLPEAGKFGIFDRSWYGRVLVERVEEFATEAEWRRAYREINEFEAQLVSSNYVLVKFWLHISPEEQLARFEKRKEDPLKQYKLTEEDWRNREKWPLYEVAINQTIGRTSTPGAPWTIVPGNDKYYARVFVIETVIQAVKARLKQFKD, encoded by the coding sequence ATGTTAGATACTCTGGATCTAGAACGTTCCCTCGACAAAGACACCTATACAACCCAAGTTGAGGACTTAATGCAGCAGTTGCAAGTCTTACAACAATCCTGTTGGGAGCGTCAACTGCCCTTAATTGTTGTTTTAGAAGGATGGTCTGCGACGGGGAAGGGATCCCTGGTGAAAAAAATGGTGAACTCAATGGACCCTCGGGGGTTTTCCGTGCATCCTACCCTGGCTCCCACCCCTACGGAGGAACAATATCCGTTTTTATGGCGCTTCTGGCAACAATTGCCCCCTCGGGGGAGCTTTGGTATTTTTTACCATAGTTGGTATACCCATGTTTTAGAGGATCGTCTCTTTGATAAATTGCCTGAATATAAAGCCCCCCAAGCACTGGCGCAGATTAACGCTTTTGAACGTCAACAGGTCGAGGATGGGGTGGCGATCGCTAAATTTTTTATCCACATTAGCCGCAAAGAATTAAAAAAACGGATCAAAACCCTTGCTAAAGATGAACTGAGTGCTTGGCGAGTTCGTCCCGAAGATTGGTTACAAGCCAAATATTATGCTCAATACTGTGCCTTAGCTGAGGAAATGTTCCTCCATACCAGTACAGGTGTCGCTCCGTGGGTCTTAGTTGAAGGCAACTGTAAACGCTGGACAAGGGTTAAAGTCTTATCCCAACTGGTTTCTACCCTCACCAGTGCCTTAGATCGTCAGGCCATCCAACAACCCCTTCCCCCCAGCACCCCTCAAGTGCAACTCCTCCCCACAGAACCGGATTTTCTGGCGAAAGTAGACCTTTCCCTCAAACTAGATCGCGAGGAATATAAAGAAAAACTGCGCAACGCTCAACTGGAACTGCTCCAGCTACAATTACAAATTCATAAACATCAAATTCCCGTTTTATTAGTCTTTGAAGGCTGGGATGCGGCCGGAAAAGGGGGAGCCATTAAACGGTTTACTGATACTCTCGACCCTCGCAGTTATGAAGTAAATGCCTATGCAGCCCCCACAGAGGAGGAGCATAAATATCACTATCTCTGGCGCTTTTGGCGGAAACTGCCCGAAGCGGGGAAATTTGGCATTTTTGACCGCAGTTGGTACGGCCGGGTTTTAGTGGAGCGCGTGGAAGAGTTTGCCACGGAGGCGGAATGGCGCAGAGCGTACCGGGAAATTAACGAATTTGAAGCCCAATTAGTCAGCAGTAATTATGTGTTAGTCAAGTTCTGGTTACATATTAGCCCGGAGGAACAATTAGCCCGCTTTGAAAAGCGCAAAGAAGATCCCCTCAAACAATATAAATTAACCGAGGAAGATTGGCGCAATCGGGAAAAATGGCCGTTGTATGAAGTGGCGATTAACCAGACCATTGGACGGACTAGCACCCCCGGAGCGCCTTGGACGATTGTCCCCGGAAATGATAAATATTATGCCCGAGTATTTGTGATTGAAACCGTCATTCAAGCGGTTAAGGCACGGTTGAAACAGTTTAAAGATTAG
- a CDS encoding CHAT domain-containing tetratricopeptide repeat protein, translated as MANLSALCSSLLLFGSSSSLFLGLWGTPNLQAVLAQNHPDFTYPLAQGSPSHDESLMEAVYLNQEAEQLYHRGDAQGAIALYQKALAIFRQINVPAGAGRSLQGMGEVYLALERNQEALSSFQEALKLFQSVNHPESIAYTHQYLGQTYEQLGDRTQAITSYQQARQILQQLQRGNPEDPQSIRTSLILTTSALAALAFKQGDYLPAITQYQTVLTLQREADDKIGQAYTLNNLGVVYANSSQYALALDHYYQALQIVRDLANNAKIRYLGAEAAILNNLSSLCLVLGEINQALEFSAQAAALYQTWIKGSVSGSNLQGLELLRDALSQSYLSPPILHQSLAIRPPLGDELDVTFAQAGEAVNWLNLAQIYTQQGELTQALEFAQNALKTYQDLNRLPAVVVSLNQVGQIYQKLGQIDRALALHQQALDLASRLSDAESKAQSYSLLAQAYNSQDKPEQALNFYQQALTEYPAKSAGSILTQNEIGRLLITQKKYSEAARILTLAMDNFEALRPGLNDAQKVSLFEQGKTIYQHLQQALVAQNQEEKALEIAERSRGRAFVDLLARLVTYQPQTNPPSPTVAQIRQVAQQQQATLVEYSLIGEDTLNPQLYIWVITPEGKITFRQSHLDQVLIPAGQGQVPLTRFVEQSRNILLSQRKQQSEQRLAELYQLLIQPIADFLPTDPEKKVIFIPQGILFLVPFPALRDEQNQYLIHRHTILTTPSLQLLAYTHQLPKGRGEGALIVGNPTMPRIPVPGSSAPVSLMPLPGAETEAKAIATTLGYPALIGDEATEKVVVQQMQQARIIHLATHGLLDEVKQISPTPGALALAVSPPDDGLLTPQEILSLRLKADLVVLSACHTGRGRITGDGVLGLSRAFLGAGARSTIVSLWAVPDQPTATLMIEFYAQLAEKGDRALALRHAMLHTLKEYPDPTHWAGFTLIGEAKD; from the coding sequence ATGGCGAATCTTTCGGCCTTGTGTTCGTCTCTGCTTCTTTTCGGTTCTTCTAGTAGCCTGTTCCTCGGGTTATGGGGAACGCCCAACCTCCAAGCCGTTTTAGCACAAAATCATCCAGATTTTACCTACCCTTTAGCTCAAGGTTCTCCCTCTCACGATGAATCATTGATGGAGGCGGTTTATCTCAATCAAGAAGCAGAGCAATTGTATCATCGGGGGGATGCTCAAGGGGCGATCGCACTTTATCAAAAAGCCCTCGCCATTTTCCGCCAGATTAACGTACCCGCCGGGGCTGGGCGGAGTTTGCAGGGCATGGGGGAAGTGTATCTCGCCCTTGAACGAAATCAGGAGGCGTTATCCTCCTTTCAGGAAGCCCTAAAGTTGTTCCAAAGCGTCAATCATCCCGAGTCTATCGCCTATACCCACCAATACTTAGGGCAAACCTACGAACAGTTAGGCGATCGCACCCAAGCCATCACCAGTTATCAACAAGCCCGGCAAATCTTACAACAACTGCAACGGGGCAATCCCGAAGATCCTCAAAGTATTAGAACCAGTCTCATTTTAACCACATCTGCCCTCGCCGCCCTCGCCTTTAAACAAGGAGATTATCTCCCTGCCATTACTCAGTATCAAACTGTCTTAACATTACAACGAGAAGCCGACGACAAAATTGGCCAAGCTTACACATTAAATAACCTCGGCGTAGTTTATGCTAATTCCAGTCAATATGCCCTAGCCTTAGACCATTATTATCAAGCCTTACAGATTGTTCGGGATCTCGCCAATAATGCCAAAATTCGCTATCTCGGCGCAGAAGCGGCCATCCTGAACAACTTAAGTTCCCTCTGCTTAGTTTTAGGAGAAATCAATCAAGCCCTAGAATTTTCCGCTCAAGCCGCAGCCCTCTATCAAACTTGGATCAAAGGTTCAGTTTCCGGCTCTAACCTGCAAGGCTTAGAATTATTACGAGATGCCCTGAGTCAATCCTATCTCAGCCCCCCCATTCTCCATCAAAGTTTAGCCATTCGTCCTCCCTTGGGAGATGAACTGGATGTCACCTTTGCCCAAGCCGGAGAAGCCGTTAATTGGCTCAATTTAGCCCAAATCTACACCCAACAAGGCGAATTGACCCAAGCCCTAGAATTCGCCCAAAACGCCCTAAAAACCTATCAAGACCTGAACCGTTTACCCGCCGTCGTAGTTAGTCTGAATCAAGTGGGTCAAATCTATCAAAAATTGGGACAAATTGACCGCGCCCTTGCCCTTCATCAACAAGCACTTGACCTAGCTAGCCGCTTGTCAGATGCCGAAAGTAAAGCCCAAAGTTATAGTCTATTAGCCCAAGCCTACAACAGTCAAGACAAGCCCGAACAAGCCCTTAATTTTTATCAACAAGCCTTAACAGAATATCCGGCTAAAAGTGCCGGGTCTATTCTAACTCAAAATGAAATCGGTCGCCTCTTAATCACTCAAAAAAAGTACAGTGAAGCCGCCCGAATATTAACCCTAGCCATGGATAACTTTGAAGCTCTGCGACCGGGTTTAAATGATGCCCAGAAAGTCTCATTATTTGAACAAGGCAAAACCATCTATCAACATTTACAACAGGCTTTAGTTGCCCAAAACCAAGAGGAAAAAGCCTTAGAAATTGCTGAACGAAGTCGAGGGCGGGCTTTTGTGGATTTGTTAGCTCGTCTTGTCACCTATCAACCCCAAACAAATCCCCCCAGTCCCACCGTGGCACAAATTCGCCAAGTCGCTCAACAACAACAAGCAACTTTAGTTGAATATTCCTTGATTGGGGAAGATACATTGAATCCTCAATTATATATCTGGGTGATTACCCCAGAAGGAAAAATTACCTTTCGCCAGAGTCATTTAGATCAGGTATTAATCCCGGCTGGACAAGGACAAGTCCCCTTAACTCGCTTTGTAGAACAAAGCCGCAATATCTTACTCTCTCAACGGAAACAACAGAGTGAGCAAAGGTTAGCTGAACTCTATCAACTGTTAATTCAACCCATTGCCGATTTCCTCCCCACAGACCCAGAAAAAAAGGTGATTTTTATTCCCCAAGGAATCTTATTTTTAGTTCCCTTTCCAGCCTTGCGAGATGAACAAAATCAATATCTCATTCACCGTCACACCATTTTAACAACACCTTCTTTGCAACTGTTAGCCTACACCCATCAATTACCCAAAGGACGGGGGGAAGGTGCATTAATTGTCGGGAATCCTACCATGCCGAGGATTCCCGTGCCGGGGAGTTCAGCGCCTGTGTCCTTGATGCCCCTACCGGGGGCAGAAACCGAAGCGAAGGCCATCGCCACGACTTTGGGCTATCCGGCCTTAATTGGCGACGAGGCCACGGAAAAAGTGGTTGTCCAACAGATGCAGCAAGCCCGTATTATTCACCTCGCTACTCATGGTTTACTGGATGAGGTGAAACAGATTAGTCCGACTCCTGGAGCGTTGGCGCTCGCCGTTTCCCCTCCCGATGATGGCCTCCTCACCCCCCAAGAAATCCTAAGTCTGCGTTTGAAGGCTGATCTCGTGGTGTTGAGTGCCTGTCACACGGGACGGGGGCGGATTACTGGGGATGGGGTGCTAGGGTTATCTCGTGCTTTTCTAGGGGCAGGGGCAAGGAGTACCATTGTGTCACTGTGGGCGGTTCCCGATCAGCCTACAGCTACACTGATGATTGAATTTTATGCTCAATTGGCCGAAAAAGGCGATCGCGCTCTAGCCTTACGTCATGCCATGTTGCACACCCTCAAAGAATATCCCGACCCCACTCATTGGGCGGGTTTTACCCTCATTGGAGAAGCCAAAGATTAA
- a CDS encoding DUF1823 family protein, whose protein sequence is MINLPPLNTDTIWAILNEELSDDTVNQLVWYYLGYRYDKTSQQWNNEQVAPEWRQDYPEPPDFIAHRPPTVKLTRSIPAANKQLLKEELGFKGYKVGEFSPTQARRATMANWLLSYLRENSGSMKASLF, encoded by the coding sequence ATGATTAACTTACCCCCCCTAAACACGGATACCATTTGGGCGATTCTCAATGAGGAGTTAAGCGATGATACGGTGAATCAATTGGTCTGGTACTATTTGGGCTATCGCTACGATAAAACCAGCCAACAGTGGAACAATGAACAAGTTGCCCCAGAGTGGCGGCAAGATTACCCGGAGCCCCCAGATTTTATCGCCCATCGTCCCCCAACGGTGAAGTTAACGCGCTCTATCCCGGCGGCGAATAAACAACTTTTAAAGGAGGAATTGGGCTTTAAAGGCTATAAGGTGGGGGAGTTCAGCCCCACTCAGGCTAGACGGGCAACGATGGCCAATTGGTTGTTAAGTTATTTACGGGAAAATAGCGGGAGCATGAAAGCCTCCCTCTTTTAA
- a CDS encoding DUF3172 domain-containing protein, giving the protein MKRRTPPPYQRGYNSGYSRGYDSPPPSRPPSKEGDGFLSRLNYGMLALLAGVFIVGVGLGMTLSITSSTNNVANVATREVIDRSAPDAALCQQFGASAIVTDMRVFVTLNPFNVYVTQPQMTPGCVLRRNNWSILEQRKLVSDQSVRDCKNRMNTFGFTGTLDGGSPRISCIYQNDAAGNLFLNKPGTVDVQVPSETNQF; this is encoded by the coding sequence ATGAAACGCCGAACACCCCCCCCCTATCAGCGCGGTTATAACTCCGGATATAGTCGCGGATATGATTCCCCCCCCCCTTCTCGTCCTCCAAGTAAGGAGGGGGATGGTTTCTTGAGTCGTTTAAATTATGGAATGTTAGCCCTCCTCGCTGGGGTGTTTATTGTGGGAGTGGGACTGGGGATGACCTTGAGTATCACGTCTAGCACCAATAATGTGGCCAATGTAGCGACGCGGGAAGTAATTGACCGTAGCGCCCCGGATGCTGCCCTCTGTCAACAGTTTGGGGCGAGTGCCATTGTGACGGATATGCGGGTATTTGTCACGTTGAACCCTTTTAATGTCTATGTGACCCAGCCCCAAATGACTCCCGGATGTGTCTTGCGACGGAATAACTGGTCAATTTTGGAACAACGGAAATTAGTCTCGGATCAAAGTGTGAGAGACTGTAAAAACCGCATGAATACGTTTGGTTTTACAGGAACTTTAGATGGCGGTTCTCCGAGGATCTCCTGTATTTATCAAAATGATGCGGCCGGGAATTTGTTCTTAAATAAACCGGGTACGGTGGATGTGCAGGTACCATCGGAAACGAATCAGTTCTAA
- the aat gene encoding leucyl/phenylalanyl-tRNA--protein transferase codes for MDFQISSLIEGYSQGYFLMADEKGELGWYSSRQRAIVPLDGRFRYPKSLRRVLNQNRFTTAINRDFKGVCEGCAARETTWISEDLQALYWQLHLAGWAHSFETWEGDKLAGGILGIAIRGLFVGESMFYRIPDGSKVAMVRLVEHLRRRGFQVFDAQLQNPHLERFGTVTVTDRDYQILLQKAIATPCRFL; via the coding sequence ATGGACTTTCAGATTTCCTCTTTGATTGAAGGCTATTCTCAAGGTTATTTTTTAATGGCGGATGAAAAGGGGGAGTTGGGTTGGTATTCAAGCCGTCAGCGCGCTATAGTCCCCCTAGATGGTCGTTTCCGCTATCCCAAATCCCTACGCCGGGTTTTGAATCAAAATCGCTTCACTACGGCGATTAACCGCGATTTTAAGGGGGTGTGTGAAGGTTGTGCAGCGCGGGAGACGACTTGGATTTCTGAGGATTTACAAGCGTTATATTGGCAACTGCATCTAGCGGGATGGGCGCATAGTTTTGAGACGTGGGAAGGGGATAAACTGGCGGGGGGGATTTTGGGGATTGCCATTCGTGGGCTATTTGTGGGAGAGTCGATGTTTTACCGGATTCCCGATGGGTCTAAGGTGGCGATGGTGCGGTTGGTGGAACATTTGCGACGACGGGGGTTTCAGGTGTTTGATGCTCAGTTGCAAAATCCCCATTTAGAACGGTTTGGGACGGTGACGGTGACGGATCGAGATTATCAAATTCTCTTGCAAAAAGCGATCGCTACTCCCTGCCGTTTCCTGTGA
- a CDS encoding proteasome-type protease, with translation MTYCLGIITRSGLVIAADSRTNAGVDYISTYRKLFDFSVPGERVIILCTSGNLAITQSVITALERDIENQTETNLHTLNSFYDIAHYIGQKIREIQDRDRPWLERDHIDYQCSLLLGGQLPGEKHKLYLIYPQGNFIQATKETPFIQIGETKYGKPILDRTLTYETHLEAVAKCALLSIDSTMKSNLSVGPPINLVMYERDTLVLRHRLQLRLGAPYLAKMRKLWEESLRKAFDAMPNLEWEYGDEAGDVFLD, from the coding sequence ATGACATACTGTTTAGGCATTATTACACGCTCCGGGCTGGTCATCGCCGCCGATTCCCGCACCAATGCCGGAGTCGATTATATTTCTACTTATCGGAAATTATTTGACTTTTCCGTACCGGGAGAACGAGTCATTATTCTCTGCACATCGGGGAATTTAGCCATTACCCAAAGTGTTATTACCGCCCTAGAACGGGATATTGAAAATCAAACTGAAACCAACTTACATACCCTAAATTCTTTTTATGACATTGCCCATTATATTGGCCAGAAAATCCGAGAAATCCAAGACCGGGATAGACCTTGGTTAGAACGAGATCATATTGACTACCAGTGTAGTTTACTTTTAGGCGGTCAACTCCCCGGAGAAAAGCACAAACTCTATTTAATTTATCCCCAAGGGAACTTTATCCAAGCCACCAAAGAAACTCCTTTTATCCAAATTGGGGAAACCAAATATGGTAAACCTATTTTAGATCGCACCCTAACCTATGAAACCCACTTAGAAGCCGTTGCTAAATGCGCCCTGCTGTCCATAGACTCCACCATGAAATCTAACCTATCCGTGGGTCCACCGATTAATCTCGTCATGTATGAACGAGATACCCTCGTTTTGCGGCATCGTCTCCAATTACGTTTAGGTGCGCCCTATTTAGCAAAAATGCGCAAACTCTGGGAAGAATCCCTGCGCAAAGCCTTTGATGCTATGCCGAATTTAGAGTGGGAGTATGGTGATGAAGCTGGGGATGTTTTTCTCGATTAA
- a CDS encoding HugZ family protein, whose product MNSIQQAQEIYQSFPGRFQSLMLSTVSTEGVPDASYAPFIMNAQKQIYLFVSGLSTHTQNLLVRPQASVLIIEDEGGAQQIFARCRLSYLCQAKFIERNTGEWQYIADQFQDKFGDIVTVFRRLPDFRVVELTPTQGRFILGFGGAYHIRGNDLNRLVLEERGNPNSSSN is encoded by the coding sequence ATGAATTCAATTCAACAAGCGCAGGAAATCTACCAAAGTTTTCCCGGACGGTTTCAAAGTCTGATGTTAAGCACAGTCAGCACAGAGGGAGTTCCAGATGCGAGTTATGCGCCCTTTATTATGAATGCCCAGAAACAAATTTATTTGTTTGTCAGTGGTTTATCAACCCATACCCAAAATTTATTAGTCCGTCCTCAAGCTAGTGTGTTGATCATTGAAGATGAAGGGGGCGCGCAACAGATTTTTGCTCGTTGCCGTTTAAGCTATCTTTGTCAAGCCAAATTCATAGAACGTAACACGGGGGAATGGCAATATATCGCCGATCAATTTCAGGATAAATTCGGGGATATTGTGACGGTATTTCGGCGTTTACCAGATTTTCGGGTGGTGGAATTAACTCCCACTCAGGGGCGCTTTATTTTAGGCTTTGGGGGGGCTTATCACATCCGAGGCAATGATTTAAACCGCTTGGTGCTAGAAGAGCGAGGAAATCCAAACTCGTCATCGAATTGA
- the psaK gene encoding photosystem I reaction center subunit PsaK codes for MTHTLLLAAVGGTSVSWSPKVAIVMIVCNIIAIAFAKFTVQQPSVGPALPMSPFFGGMGFPALLATTSFGHILGAGAILGLASLGAL; via the coding sequence TTGACTCATACCCTTTTACTTGCTGCTGTTGGTGGAACGTCCGTAAGCTGGAGCCCTAAAGTGGCTATTGTGATGATTGTTTGTAATATTATTGCGATCGCCTTTGCGAAATTCACCGTTCAACAACCCAGCGTCGGCCCTGCCCTGCCCATGTCTCCCTTTTTCGGGGGAATGGGTTTCCCCGCCCTCTTAGCCACCACCAGCTTCGGGCATATCCTCGGCGCTGGGGCTATTCTAGGTTTAGCCAGTTTGGGCGCTCTCTAA
- a CDS encoding NAD-dependent epimerase/dehydratase family protein has product MRVLIMGGTRFIGVSLTKILAQQGHEVVLFNRGNKPAPLEGIDQIHGDRKNPQDLTEKLAGQRFDAVFDNNGRELSDTQPLVELFKDTVQHFVYVSSAGVYLKSEQMPHIEGDAVDPQSRHKGKHETEAYLAQQGLPWTSVRPVYIYGPQNYNDLEAWFFDRIVRDRPLPIPYDGTHITQLGHVKDLASAMAAILGNDTAKGQLYNISGERYVTFKGLALACAEAAGKAPDSVKLVYFDPKTFDFGKRKAFPLRVQHFFTDIHKAKTELNWQPEFDLIGGLKDSFQNDYLPSGRDQAEIDFSVDEQILASVQ; this is encoded by the coding sequence ATGCGCGTGTTGATTATGGGGGGGACTCGGTTTATTGGGGTGTCTTTGACCAAAATCCTCGCCCAACAGGGTCATGAGGTGGTTTTGTTCAATCGGGGGAATAAACCCGCCCCTCTAGAGGGAATTGACCAGATTCATGGCGATCGCAAAAACCCCCAAGACTTAACCGAAAAACTGGCTGGACAACGGTTTGATGCGGTCTTTGATAATAACGGCCGGGAATTAAGCGACACTCAGCCTCTGGTGGAATTATTTAAAGACACGGTGCAGCACTTTGTCTATGTCAGTTCGGCCGGGGTTTACTTAAAATCAGAACAAATGCCCCATATTGAAGGGGATGCCGTCGATCCCCAAAGTCGTCATAAAGGGAAACACGAAACTGAGGCCTATTTAGCCCAGCAAGGATTGCCTTGGACTTCCGTTCGTCCGGTGTATATTTACGGGCCGCAAAACTATAATGACCTAGAGGCGTGGTTTTTTGATCGGATTGTGCGCGATCGCCCCCTTCCCATCCCTTACGACGGCACCCACATCACCCAACTCGGCCACGTCAAAGACTTAGCCAGCGCCATGGCCGCCATTTTAGGCAACGACACGGCCAAAGGTCAGCTATACAACATTTCCGGGGAGCGTTATGTCACCTTTAAAGGATTAGCCCTCGCTTGTGCCGAGGCCGCCGGAAAAGCCCCTGATAGCGTGAAATTAGTCTATTTTGACCCCAAAACATTCGATTTCGGCAAACGGAAAGCCTTCCCCCTGCGCGTGCAGCACTTTTTCACCGACATCCACAAAGCCAAAACCGAGTTAAACTGGCAACCGGAATTTGACCTGATTGGGGGGTTAAAAGACTCATTCCAGAACGATTATCTGCCATCGGGTCGAGATCAAGCGGAGATTGATTTCTCGGTGGATGAGCAGATTTTAGCCAGTGTCCAGTGA
- a CDS encoding cobalamin biosynthesis protein encodes MTFADDQPWAAIATMLQFNCILEDFCQENGRAWLWVGMGCQQDTDGQLMAEGVEQVFRDYDLAPEAIAGIATLDVKAKETGILALCRDRHFPLQTFTRQQLQGIRVPTASGVVQQKVGIPSVAEAAALCAAGGEGARLLVPKQIIKQAGRKGSLTLAVALSSRANSL; translated from the coding sequence ATGACTTTTGCCGATGATCAACCTTGGGCGGCGATCGCAACGATGCTTCAATTTAACTGCATATTAGAGGATTTTTGTCAAGAAAATGGTCGGGCTTGGTTATGGGTAGGCATGGGGTGTCAACAGGATACGGATGGTCAGTTAATGGCGGAGGGGGTGGAGCAGGTGTTCCGGGATTATGATTTGGCACCGGAGGCGATCGCGGGAATTGCCACATTGGACGTAAAAGCTAAGGAAACCGGGATTTTGGCCCTCTGTCGCGATCGCCACTTCCCCCTACAAACCTTTACACGCCAGCAACTCCAAGGGATTCGAGTCCCCACGGCTTCGGGGGTCGTGCAGCAGAAAGTCGGCATCCCCAGCGTTGCAGAAGCGGCGGCCTTGTGTGCAGCGGGAGGAGAGGGGGCTAGATTGTTGGTACCGAAGCAAATTATCAAGCAAGCTGGGCGCAAAGGATCCCTCACCCTTGCTGTTGCCCTATCTAGTCGAGCCAATTCGTTATGA